In Sphaerospermopsis torques-reginae ITEP-024, the genomic window CGAAGTAGGGGCGAAGCATTCGGAAAATAGCCTGTTCAGAAAATTGATAATTGGTTGCCCGAATGCTTCGCCCTTACAGGAAAATAGCCTGTTCAGAAAATTGATAATTGGTCGCCCGAATGCTTCGCCCCTACGACTCCTGACTCCTGCCTCCGAGTAGGAAAACAATAGACCTGGATTTATATTCAGGAAATAGGTTAGAATAAGATACCTATAAAATAAACCAAATTGCTAACGCAGCTACTCCCAGCATCTAACCTGCTTTTTAGTGAGTATAAAATCATTAAATTCTTAATATGCAAGTAAAATATCTATAGCAATCCTGGGAGTAGTAAAAAAATGCAGGTTAAGCTAGAGAAGAGAATTAGGAAAAGCTTGATATCCTACGGGTAAAAAGCCAGACTAATGATCAAACGAGAAAATTTTAATTTTGGCATTGTCCTTACTCCATGCTGCGAATTATTACTCAGCAGGCAGACGTTATATCCGAACTACAACGTATCTGCGATCGCACCCAGGATGAACAGGTGCTTCACAAAGAAGCAACGGTACGTGAAGTGTTGCAAGCAGTCAAGCGCCAAGGCGACAAAGCTGTACTGCACTACACAGCCGAATTTGACCATCAAACCTTGCAACCAGAAGAACTGAGGGTGACAGGTTCAGAACTGGATGCAGCTTACCAACAGGTATCAAAGGATTTGTTGGCAGCTATTAACCTGGCTTGTCGCCAAATTGAAGCGTTTCACCGTCAGCGAGTACCAAAAAGCTGGGTACACTTTGGCGATGATGAAGTGGTACTGGGTAAACGCTATACTCCTGTAGATCGGGCAGGTTTATACGTCCCTGGAGGTCGAGCTTCCTACCCCAGTACGGTGCTAATGAATGCGATACCAGCGAAGGTGGCAGGTGTACCACGGATAGTGATGGTAACACCACCAGGAGCAGGTAAAACAATCAATCCAGCCGTCTTGGTGGCTGCCCAAGAAGCTGGAGTCGAAGAAATTTATCGGATTGGTGGCGCTCAGGCGATCGCTGCTTTAGCCTACGGTACGGAAACAATTCCTAAAGTGAATGTCATTAGCGGACCAGGTAACATTTATGTCACCTTGGCCAAAAAGCTAGTTTACGGCACTGTGGGCATTGATTCCTTAGCAGGACCGAGCGAAGTGCTAATTATTGCCGACGAAACAGCCAATCCTGCCCATGTTGCTGCGGATATGTTAGCTCAGGCAGAACATGATCCAATGGCGGCGGCGATTTTGTTAACCACAGATGCGGGTTTAGCGAAAAAAGTCCAGGCAGCAGTAGATAGACAACTGGTAGATCATCCGAGAAGAATAGACACAGAAAAAGCGATCGCTCATTATGGGTTAATTGTTGTTGTCGAATCTTTAGAAGCAGCGGCAGAATTTTCCAATGAATTTGCACCTGAACACCTAGAATTGGAAGTTGAAGATCCTTGGACTTTAATTTCTCACATTCGTCATGCCGGGGCTATTTTCCTGGGTAATTCCACACCAGAAGCTGTAGGTGACTATTTAGCAGGTCCAAACCATACCTTACCTACTTCCGGTGCTGCTCGTTATGCTTCTGCCTTGGGTGTAGAAACTTTTCTTAAACACTCTAGTATTATCCAATACTCACCAACCGCACTGGGGAAAGTCGCTGGTGCAATTGATACTTTAGCGAAAGCGGAAGGTTTGCCTTCTCATGCTGATTCAGTACGAAGGCGAGTACAGGAAGAAGAGTAATTGAGAACGCTTATTTTTTTACTGAGTGCGGTTGACAGCAGCTACTCCATAATTAAAAATAGAAAGTTTGTAATTTTAGCAAACTAAAGTTCACATTAAGAAAATTGTTGGTATTGAAACCAAGAAAATTCTTAATGTGATAATTTAAGGGGTCTACTTTTGAGTAGACAAAAGCGGTGTTAAAAACTATTTTAGTAGCTCTGGATGGTTCGGAAATTGCGGAACGAGTAATTGAAACTTTAGGTGATTTGGTGCTGTCTGCAAACACCAAAGTTGTTCTTTGTCATGTATTTCCCGCACCAGAGGCAGAAATAGAATTACCCGCTGATCGTCCTCATCCAGACTCACCAAAGTTGTCTTATTTCCAGATAGAAAAGCAGTTGCAATCCTACCAGGAAAAATTACCAGTTCAAAGCGAGTTAGAATTAGTAACTGGTGAACCTGCGGAGGAAATTATTAGACTGGCCAATATTTACAAAGCTGATCTGGTGGTTATTGGTAGTCGGGGGTTAACGGGGATGAATAAAATTGTTCAGGGTTCGGTTAGCACTCAGGTAATGGAAGAAGCTCATTGTTCGGTGTTGGTGGTGAAACCGGGGAAGTAATTTGTAATTTGTAATTTGTAATTCATCTTAACTTAAAATCCATAACCCGACTGGGAATGAATTCCCAGTCTCATAGCAGAAGTCATCTGAAGATGATTAAAAATACCCATAAATCTACAGTTTAGGGAACATCCCAAATGTGTAAATTTATTTTGATCTAACGGTAAAAATGATCCAATGTCCTGATATGATTGAACCGCAAAGGACGCAAAGGACACAAAGGTAAGAGAGTTTTAGAGAGTTTTTGGTGTTGCTGCGGTTATTTTTTCAAAATTGGGATGCTCCTGGGTTTGGGGATGTATGTTATATCATTCTCAAATACTCTCTAAACACAGGAGATAATTGAAACAAAACTTTCTCCTGTACAATGGTTTTCAGTAAATATCTTTGTTTTAATGATTGTAAACCGTTAATCAATTCCATTGACGATAAATTTGATGATAGGTTTAAACCCTCTCTGACATCTTCCCTAGATACAGGTTGATGAGATTTACTTAACTCTAATACTATTTGCTGTTCTATGGGTGATAATCTGTTAAATATTTGATGGAATGAAATTTGCATATTTTTAGTAATAACTAAGTTATTTTCACCTAAAAACTCAGTCACGTAACCTGCAAAAACATCTTTTATTAAAACAGCAATATCTTTTAAATAAAGTGGATTACCTTCATATAAATTAATTAACTTAAACCAGTTATCCTCATCGTGTAAACTTTGGTTTTTAAAAACTTCCATATTCTTTAAACCAGATAATTCTAAATGTTTCATGGGAGATAATTCTGCATCTAAATATTCCATTTCTGGGCATTTTTCACGACTGATTAAAATTAAACTACTTTCGACGTATTTTAGTGAGATCATGCCATGATTAATTTTTCAAGTGCGTAAGTCCTAAATATTTACAACTATCTAATAATAACTTTTAGAAACAATTATGATAAATACTTATTCACAAATTCTGGAGGAGTTAAACATTCAAACTCT contains:
- the hisD gene encoding histidinol dehydrogenase, producing the protein MLRIITQQADVISELQRICDRTQDEQVLHKEATVREVLQAVKRQGDKAVLHYTAEFDHQTLQPEELRVTGSELDAAYQQVSKDLLAAINLACRQIEAFHRQRVPKSWVHFGDDEVVLGKRYTPVDRAGLYVPGGRASYPSTVLMNAIPAKVAGVPRIVMVTPPGAGKTINPAVLVAAQEAGVEEIYRIGGAQAIAALAYGTETIPKVNVISGPGNIYVTLAKKLVYGTVGIDSLAGPSEVLIIADETANPAHVAADMLAQAEHDPMAAAILLTTDAGLAKKVQAAVDRQLVDHPRRIDTEKAIAHYGLIVVVESLEAAAEFSNEFAPEHLELEVEDPWTLISHIRHAGAIFLGNSTPEAVGDYLAGPNHTLPTSGAARYASALGVETFLKHSSIIQYSPTALGKVAGAIDTLAKAEGLPSHADSVRRRVQEEE
- a CDS encoding universal stress protein, encoding MLKTILVALDGSEIAERVIETLGDLVLSANTKVVLCHVFPAPEAEIELPADRPHPDSPKLSYFQIEKQLQSYQEKLPVQSELELVTGEPAEEIIRLANIYKADLVVIGSRGLTGMNKIVQGSVSTQVMEEAHCSVLVVKPGK